In Methanohalobium evestigatum Z-7303, the DNA window GTGTCATATAAGTAAGAAATGTAAGAATAATATTTAATGGTTTTGTACATTCCAGAATAGCGATTTCAACCTATAAAATTTTAGATTTTGATTAAAAATTATATTAAAATGAGGAACAGGCTCCCCCATTAGCCTGCTCCTCCATACCCCAATGAACTCCCCAACACGCTCTCTCGTAATCAACAACCAATTTCCTCGTTACTGTTGATTACATGAATTTGTTTGGTTTTTTGTGCGTTATTTGCTATTTTGAACAGCTGCAAAGTGAACTACCGCTGAGCTAAAGACTCAGCGGCTTCGGAAGAAGGTTACCATGAAAGCCTTACTCTTTAAATCAAAGATTTAAAGATATTTGTAAATTTTCAATTTACAAAGTTCTTCCCGGGGAGTTCACGTCCCCACTATCGGTTATCCCTGCAAGGGAATCACCGATTACCTTTCTCAAGATGTTCAATGCACCGTTGATATCGGCATTGATCAGCCTACCTGTAGATGACTGGAAGATTCCTCTCTTAGGTCTTTTACCGAATTTGTAAGCGTGGAGGAGTTTGATGAGATGATAGATAGCCGGATAAATTTTGACAACCTTTGGCTTAACCATCAACTCTCTAATATTTATAGAGGCAATTATGGGTATTGCCAAACTTCAAGAGCTTTGTTGGCTAAAGTTTTGCTACGGTTGATTATTGAATCTTTGTTCCATGCATCATATTCTCTTAAATCACTGTTTAGATATAGAGGACTTTTATCAAATATTTCTTTCTTTTCTTTGAAAGTGGAATCACCAAGTTCAGGATTATGAGCAGTAAGAGTCAGGTTACCTATTGTGTGCAAATAATGGTTCTGAACTTCTTTCCAGTTTGGACCCAGTTGATCGATCCAGGCTTCTGGTAAATTGGGATTCTGGGGCATTATATGTTCTATTGTGTAATTATCCATGTATATAGGTTCTTTAGTTCTGAAGTCATTTGCATTTTCTAGTTTAGTTAGCAGATATTTACAGTTTCTAAAATTATATACATCCTTATTCATCAGTTCATTGTAAAATTCATCGTCTTCTGGGAACCTTCTATAGGTTTCTTTTGACATTAGTGCAGCTTTAACACTTTCAACATAGTTATCCTTGTCTACTTCATTCATCAAAGTAGAAAAAGTTTTATTGAGTGAATTTGTTGGGATACTGCAGATAGCTCTACGGAATACATAAGAGATTACAACATCAAGTATTTCAATAAAATCTTTTTTATCTATATTGCCATCTTGATAATCGTAATATACCTGTAGTAGGAATGGATAAGCAACTTCGACTTTCAAGATGTTGATTTCATTAAATTTCTCATTTAAACCATCGTCATTTTCTTTATTGAAGGCGATGTTCATATACAATTTAGAATGACAGTATATGTCCTGAATTATTTCTTGAGTGGTGTTTTCTAGCCCTTTATAGTACTGTTTAAATTCTTCATATATTTCGTTAAAACGTGGAATCCTATTTAATTTGATAGTTAGATAATCACGCATGAACCTATCAAATCGTTCTTGATAATTTTCATGTCCAAAAATTTGTTCCATTTTGTACCAGTAATTATTGTACAGATTTTTCTGGTGTTGTTGTTCCAGACCCATTAGTAGATAATTTCTTATTAAATCAGATTGTGACAAATCAAGCCCTGTAGAATTTAAACTTTCAAAAATAAGTTGTGGATTGTCCATGTTGGCATCTAACGAAATATCTACAATGATTAATTTTTGAAGAGCTTTGAATATCTATTCTAAGTTTTCAGGTGCGTATTCTGTTATTTTATTTTTGAAAAAGTAGTAGTTTTTGATTATATTTGGAGAATAATCATTTTGGATTTCATTGTTTTCCAAAATATTTACGTAAGTATCGTTATCGTTTCTATTCAATACCAGTTTATACCTTAATTCATCCTCTTCATCTTGATTTAAAAGATAATAGTTTTTGATTTTACGTGAATTAATACCTTTTACTTGGTCACTATTATTTTTTATAGCTTCTCTTAAAGCCTGCAATAACAAAGAAATCGTAGTCAAACGCTGCTGTCCGTCTATAACATGTAGTTTTGTAATTGTTGATATCTGGTAAATGTCACTATTGATATAAACAATAGATCCCAAAAAATGGCTCTGATATTGACCATTCAGAAGACGTTCAATGTCCTCCCATAATTTCTGGCAATGGTTTTCGTTCCAGCTGTATGTACGTTGATATA includes these proteins:
- a CDS encoding DUF262 domain-containing protein, which gives rise to MDNPQLIFESLNSTGLDLSQSDLIRNYLLMGLEQQHQKNLYNNYWYKMEQIFGHENYQERFDRFMRDYLTIKLNRIPRFNEIYEEFKQYYKGLENTTQEIIQDIYCHSKLYMNIAFNKENDDGLNEKFNEINILKVEVAYPFLLQVYYDYQDGNIDKKDFIEILDVVISYVFRRAICSIPTNSLNKTFSTLMNEVDKDNYVESVKAALMSKETYRRFPEDDEFYNELMNKDVYNFRNCKYLLTKLENANDFRTKEPIYMDNYTIEHIMPQNPNLPEAWIDQLGPNWKEVQNHYLHTIGNLTLTAHNPELGDSTFKEKKEIFDKSPLYLNSDLREYDAWNKDSIINRSKTLANKALEVWQYP
- a CDS encoding DUF262 domain-containing protein gives rise to the protein MKAGEINLHKFLEGQKQFIVPIYQRTYSWNENHCQKLWEDIERLLNGQYQSHFLGSIVYINSDIYQISTITKLHVIDGQQRLTTISLLLQALREAIKNNSDQVKGINSRKIKNYYLLNQDEEDELRYKLVLNRNDNDTYVNILENNEIQNDYSPNIIKNYYFFKNKITEYAPENLE